A region from the Nesterenkonia lacusekhoensis genome encodes:
- a CDS encoding Abi family protein: MAKRRMPRARGSRRFEKPPLSSSALVDLLRSRGLAITDEAQAAQQISNIGYYRLSAYMVPFQRGRDNHDFKPGATFEDVMSLYSFDRQLRLLVLDALEHIEVRLRAAVTDEMSLKHQNAFWYTEPSYFRDLARHSEFLDQVSERSRRQLEGRPEDPGDVHNYRSALEHYLVTYGEPDFPPSWIMMEGLTFGQVKSLYDNLQQREDSNRIARQLGTPGPVLTSWLRTFLRFRNIGAHHGRLWNVVLGVAPTAPKSKSVPWPRSQWKITDPRHGPIRIYPGLSAIQSLLLTTASDPTWSQRLYDLVSDYQAVL, from the coding sequence ATGGCGAAGCGACGAATGCCCCGTGCCCGCGGAAGCAGACGCTTCGAGAAGCCGCCCCTGAGCTCATCTGCGTTAGTGGATCTGCTCAGAAGCCGTGGACTTGCCATCACAGACGAAGCTCAGGCAGCCCAGCAGATCAGCAACATCGGCTATTACCGCCTCTCCGCCTACATGGTCCCATTCCAACGTGGTCGTGATAATCATGACTTCAAGCCAGGGGCAACATTCGAAGATGTGATGAGCCTCTACTCGTTTGACCGCCAGCTCCGGCTCCTCGTCCTGGATGCGCTGGAGCACATTGAGGTCAGGTTGCGGGCCGCCGTGACTGACGAAATGTCACTGAAGCATCAGAACGCCTTCTGGTACACCGAACCGTCGTATTTCCGAGATTTGGCTCGGCACTCTGAATTTCTGGATCAGGTAAGTGAACGTAGCCGACGTCAGCTCGAAGGCCGGCCTGAAGACCCCGGCGACGTACACAATTACCGGTCTGCCTTAGAGCATTACTTGGTCACATATGGCGAACCGGACTTCCCTCCCTCATGGATCATGATGGAGGGGCTCACCTTCGGACAGGTGAAGTCGCTCTATGACAACCTCCAGCAGCGTGAAGACTCGAACCGCATCGCCCGCCAGCTCGGCACCCCCGGACCAGTGTTGACATCGTGGTTGAGGACTTTTCTGCGGTTCCGAAACATCGGCGCCCACCATGGCCGCTTATGGAACGTAGTTCTCGGCGTCGCACCCACGGCTCCAAAGAGCAAGTCCGTTCCTTGGCCGCGATCTCAATGGAAGATCACCGACCCCCGGCACGGTCCCATCCGCATATATCCAGGACTTTCCGCCATCCAATCACTGTTACTGACCACCGCCTCAGACCCCACGTGGTCACAACGTCTCTATGACCTGGTTTCGGACTACCAGGCTGTCCTGTGA
- a CDS encoding DMT family transporter: protein MTRQLSIRDLWRGWAYVWATVALEVVGTLALRASEGFTLPVPAVIAVACYVLTILVLSLALKVLPMSLVYIIWTGAGTTGVVLFSVWIFDETMTLWSWLGVLLVICGVTMINTRRQTPQKDTEHGPA from the coding sequence ATGACCAGGCAGCTGAGCATCCGCGACCTGTGGCGAGGCTGGGCCTATGTATGGGCCACCGTCGCCCTGGAAGTGGTAGGCACCCTGGCGCTGCGCGCCTCAGAGGGCTTCACCCTCCCGGTGCCTGCTGTGATCGCCGTGGCCTGCTATGTGCTGACGATTCTCGTGCTCTCTCTGGCGCTGAAGGTGCTGCCGATGAGCCTGGTCTACATCATCTGGACCGGGGCAGGCACCACCGGGGTGGTGCTGTTCAGCGTGTGGATCTTCGACGAGACCATGACACTGTGGTCCTGGCTGGGAGTGCTGCTGGTGATCTGTGGTGTGACGATGATCAACACCCGACGACAAACCCCGCAGAAAGACACCGAGCATGGCCCGGCCTAG
- the bioA gene encoding adenosylmethionine--8-amino-7-oxononanoate transaminase, producing MPDLLSEDQRLLWHPYSPAGAEQFFSVIGAEGAHLHLVADRDQHGRGAAPRRVVDAMSSWWAAVHGYAHPELNSALNRQAEKFAHVMFGGLTHSPAVELAEQLTAVAPEGLSRVFLADSGSVSVEVALKIAYQYQAAAGRTQRNRVIALRGGYHGDTIGAMATCDPVDGMHAAFDALVPKHVFAPRPPAARRCPETGEWQTDTDQFAVWAAEVRRLASDHRDELTALIAEPVLQGAGGMHIYHPEALQVMRQVCNEYGLLLIFDEIATGFGRTGTFFAAEWAGVSPDVMCIGKALTGGTMTAAAVLVTDDVASTVSTPGAGMPGALLHGPTFMANPLACAVSLASLKLLHNPQHPWPQSVSTLERSLHHGLSPARRLHSVADVRVLGGVGVVELHEPVNIPAVTRAAVDRGAWVRPFRRAVYTMPPYICDEAEVATITAAICGAVEEVHG from the coding sequence ATGCCTGATCTGCTCTCCGAGGACCAACGCCTTCTCTGGCACCCGTATTCTCCGGCAGGCGCTGAACAGTTCTTCTCCGTGATCGGAGCCGAGGGAGCCCACCTGCACCTCGTGGCAGACCGTGACCAACACGGCCGAGGAGCCGCCCCGCGCCGTGTGGTGGACGCGATGTCGTCCTGGTGGGCTGCTGTTCACGGGTATGCCCACCCTGAGCTCAACTCGGCGCTGAATCGCCAGGCGGAGAAGTTCGCACACGTCATGTTCGGTGGATTGACCCACTCGCCTGCTGTGGAGCTGGCAGAACAGTTGACAGCAGTGGCCCCAGAAGGGCTCTCCCGAGTCTTCCTCGCCGATTCCGGTTCGGTCTCTGTTGAAGTCGCACTGAAGATCGCATACCAGTACCAGGCAGCTGCCGGCCGGACCCAGCGCAACCGGGTGATAGCACTGCGCGGGGGCTACCATGGCGACACCATCGGTGCCATGGCCACCTGCGATCCGGTGGACGGGATGCACGCCGCTTTCGACGCCCTGGTTCCTAAGCATGTCTTCGCACCCCGGCCACCTGCAGCCCGGCGATGCCCAGAGACCGGTGAGTGGCAGACCGACACGGACCAATTCGCAGTCTGGGCTGCAGAGGTGCGGCGACTGGCCTCTGACCACCGGGACGAACTCACCGCGTTGATTGCCGAGCCGGTGCTTCAAGGCGCCGGCGGGATGCATATCTACCACCCAGAGGCGCTACAAGTGATGCGCCAGGTGTGCAACGAGTATGGACTGCTGCTTATCTTCGACGAGATTGCCACCGGGTTCGGCCGCACTGGGACTTTCTTCGCCGCAGAATGGGCAGGTGTCTCCCCTGATGTGATGTGCATCGGCAAGGCTCTCACGGGAGGGACTATGACAGCGGCTGCTGTTCTGGTCACAGACGACGTCGCTTCTACCGTGAGTACGCCCGGGGCCGGCATGCCGGGGGCCTTGCTGCATGGTCCGACCTTCATGGCCAACCCTCTGGCCTGCGCGGTCTCTCTGGCCTCTTTGAAGCTGCTGCACAACCCGCAGCACCCCTGGCCCCAGTCCGTCTCCACTCTTGAACGTTCCCTTCACCACGGGCTTTCCCCAGCGAGGCGGCTTCACAGTGTTGCCGATGTCAGAGTTCTCGGCGGAGTCGGGGTGGTCGAACTTCACGAGCCTGTGAATATTCCTGCGGTGACTCGCGCCGCGGTGGACAGAGGCGCCTGGGTGCGCCCGTTCCGCCGAGCGGTCTACACCATGCCGCCTTATATCTGTGATGAGGCAGAAGTCGCCACGATCACCGCGGCCATCTGCGGTGCTGTCGAGGAGGTGCACGGGTGA
- a CDS encoding TetR family transcriptional regulator translates to MIEAALRILDDQGLPNLSMRQLAESLGVRPGALYWYFDSKQALLADVSRRILAPMYSATVEGDSLHERALRTGVQLRDCLLAYRDGAELVSSSLALGLVVSPVHTKLGIDQQKPEDQHPLVLTAAEAVTHFVVGFTFHEQQRTQAEALGVTGAADDITPQAVANSSPAQGGEFRSVLELICHGLQTLEPSP, encoded by the coding sequence GTGATCGAGGCAGCCCTTCGAATCCTTGACGATCAAGGCTTGCCCAACTTGAGCATGCGCCAACTGGCTGAGTCGCTAGGTGTCAGGCCAGGCGCGCTGTATTGGTACTTCGACAGCAAGCAGGCTCTCTTGGCAGACGTCAGCCGCCGAATTCTGGCCCCGATGTATTCAGCGACTGTCGAAGGTGATTCTCTCCATGAACGAGCCCTGAGGACTGGGGTGCAGCTCAGAGACTGCCTTCTGGCCTACCGGGACGGTGCAGAGCTTGTCTCAAGCTCGCTCGCCCTGGGCCTGGTCGTCTCGCCGGTGCACACGAAGCTTGGTATTGACCAGCAGAAGCCCGAGGATCAGCACCCCCTGGTGCTCACCGCAGCTGAGGCGGTCACGCACTTTGTGGTGGGCTTCACTTTCCACGAGCAGCAGCGCACCCAGGCCGAAGCTCTTGGCGTCACAGGGGCAGCGGACGACATCACTCCCCAAGCCGTCGCGAACTCTTCGCCCGCGCAGGGCGGAGAGTTCCGTTCCGTGCTCGAGCTCATCTGTCATGGATTGCAAACGCTCGAACCGAGTCCGTAA
- a CDS encoding aminotransferase class I/II-fold pyridoxal phosphate-dependent enzyme has protein sequence MSKTEQRAGTWQRWVAERNRVRQRRQVHRTDAIVDPSLVDLASNDYLGLSNHPRLREAVRSWAEKGPVGAGASRVVTGTSEAHHHAEQQLCALTGAQAAVTFSSGYLANLGALSAVGGPRTAFFLDDHVHASLHDAAKIASSAQVSTFAHQDLDCLEGLLQAAWQRQLRAAVVVESVYSVLGDSTDLAAAAELCRRYEALLVVDEAHSLGTLGAGSALGQAQLLDIVSSESPPILMTASLSKSLGGQGGVVLIAGADAPSWRAHVINTARSFIFDTGLSPIVAAAAAEAARLIRTEKPHRGLEAAMGTADRVLTRNPILAQHVEPIASPIVSVRMPDAASAAAAASQLRDLGILVGCFRPPSVPDGVSRLRITLKSYLPPQQLTRVLGQVAAVAAKAWGAPSACPFAEDDARPAEKKPDQVLLQDPETIRAVLGDPPRFSASNALTAVQPLTGQVRRYLAREGLQLPAVLASADGPRHREVRKLVAPFFSPGRVKQITPRMQEVAADLAEQCAQDADHGSVDLADSLAGKLPPLIMAELTGLPLPEFNQLKRWSQDSLELFWGWPDAQRQRRLAESAVEFHHWLREQVRETDDPETLFGALKTHGITEAKIISFGYFLTIAGQETTSMLISTALYRLFGDPGLLESCGNTDTGEAASRSVVQKSLAHQSSVPTWRRKAEYSTVLPSAAGDIEVAAGDDVLLQLSGMHHSDPSLAFGYGVHRCLGAGLAEEEATVAVHTAAQAMPHSCLTGAEPVWTSLLSFQAPEQVLVTSGDDCTDSRERHQI, from the coding sequence GTGAGCAAGACCGAGCAGAGGGCAGGAACCTGGCAGAGGTGGGTCGCTGAGCGCAACCGGGTCCGGCAACGCCGCCAGGTTCACCGAACTGATGCCATTGTTGACCCTTCTCTGGTGGATCTGGCCTCCAATGATTACCTCGGGCTCAGCAATCACCCGCGACTACGAGAGGCCGTGCGGTCCTGGGCGGAGAAGGGTCCGGTGGGTGCAGGCGCCTCACGAGTCGTCACCGGCACCTCAGAGGCGCACCACCACGCTGAGCAGCAGCTGTGCGCCCTGACCGGAGCCCAAGCTGCTGTGACCTTCTCCTCCGGCTACCTGGCAAACCTCGGTGCGCTCAGCGCAGTCGGTGGGCCACGCACTGCCTTCTTCCTGGATGATCACGTTCACGCCAGTCTCCACGACGCCGCGAAGATCGCCTCTTCTGCTCAGGTATCCACGTTCGCTCATCAGGACCTCGACTGTTTGGAGGGATTGCTGCAGGCTGCCTGGCAGAGGCAGCTGCGGGCTGCCGTCGTCGTCGAATCCGTGTACTCAGTGCTGGGCGACAGCACCGACCTTGCAGCTGCCGCAGAACTGTGCCGGAGGTACGAGGCCCTGTTGGTGGTCGATGAAGCACACAGTCTCGGCACACTGGGTGCCGGCAGTGCACTGGGGCAGGCTCAACTGCTCGACATCGTCTCCTCCGAGAGCCCGCCCATACTGATGACGGCCAGCCTGTCGAAGAGTCTTGGCGGCCAGGGCGGGGTGGTGCTCATTGCCGGCGCAGACGCACCGTCATGGCGAGCACACGTGATCAACACTGCACGTAGCTTCATCTTTGACACCGGCCTTTCACCGATTGTGGCCGCAGCTGCCGCTGAAGCCGCTCGCCTGATCCGCACCGAGAAGCCTCATCGCGGACTGGAAGCAGCTATGGGCACCGCAGATCGAGTGCTGACTCGGAACCCGATTCTGGCCCAGCATGTTGAGCCGATAGCCTCTCCCATCGTTTCCGTGCGAATGCCCGACGCCGCCAGTGCTGCCGCCGCGGCATCACAGCTACGAGACCTCGGCATCCTGGTGGGCTGCTTCCGCCCGCCCAGTGTCCCTGACGGCGTCTCCAGGCTGCGGATCACGCTGAAGTCTTATCTTCCCCCACAACAACTGACCCGGGTGCTGGGCCAGGTGGCTGCTGTGGCGGCCAAGGCATGGGGTGCACCGTCGGCATGTCCCTTTGCAGAGGACGACGCCCGACCAGCGGAGAAGAAGCCGGACCAGGTGCTTCTCCAGGATCCAGAGACGATTCGAGCTGTGCTGGGCGACCCCCCACGGTTCTCCGCCTCCAACGCGCTGACGGCAGTTCAACCGCTGACCGGGCAAGTCCGACGATACCTGGCCCGTGAAGGCTTACAACTGCCGGCCGTGCTCGCCTCTGCAGATGGTCCGCGGCACCGTGAGGTGCGCAAACTGGTCGCGCCCTTCTTCTCGCCGGGCAGAGTCAAGCAGATCACACCCCGCATGCAAGAGGTCGCTGCCGACCTCGCCGAGCAGTGCGCCCAGGATGCTGATCACGGCAGTGTGGATCTGGCTGATTCCTTGGCGGGGAAACTCCCGCCGCTGATTATGGCTGAGCTGACGGGCCTGCCTCTACCTGAGTTTAATCAGCTGAAGCGATGGAGCCAGGACTCCCTGGAACTATTCTGGGGCTGGCCGGACGCGCAGCGTCAGCGACGTCTGGCTGAGTCGGCCGTCGAATTCCATCACTGGCTTCGGGAACAGGTTCGTGAAACTGACGATCCTGAGACGCTCTTCGGGGCTCTTAAGACCCACGGCATCACCGAAGCGAAGATCATCTCCTTCGGCTATTTCCTCACCATCGCCGGTCAGGAGACCACCAGCATGCTGATCAGCACAGCCCTCTACCGGCTCTTTGGAGATCCAGGCCTACTGGAGTCCTGCGGCAACACCGACACTGGCGAAGCTGCTAGTCGTTCCGTGGTGCAGAAGTCTCTGGCTCACCAATCTTCAGTCCCGACCTGGCGACGCAAGGCAGAATATTCGACGGTACTGCCCTCAGCTGCAGGCGATATTGAAGTCGCGGCCGGCGATGACGTGTTGTTGCAGCTGAGCGGCATGCATCACTCTGACCCGTCCCTGGCCTTCGGCTACGGCGTGCACCGTTGCCTAGGCGCTGGATTGGCCGAAGAAGAAGCCACCGTTGCAGTACATACGGCAGCACAGGCCATGCCACACTCATGCCTCACCGGAGCTGAGCCAGTTTGGACCTCACTGCTGTCCTTCCAGGCGCCGGAACAGGTGCTCGTCACTTCCGGAGACGACTGCACTGACTCGAGAGAAAGACACCAGATATGA
- a CDS encoding nuclear transport factor 2 family protein produces MNDVLDELFAAENARDWTTFRALLHPEVEWTLIGSGTTSVVHGRDAYMNRLEATYESAPDAEFTLRRSLRNDAGLIVTELIDNHGNVSVDVFDVRNGLLRREWEFLLGDGAR; encoded by the coding sequence ATGAATGACGTACTCGATGAACTGTTTGCCGCCGAGAACGCGCGCGACTGGACAACATTTCGTGCGCTTCTCCACCCCGAGGTCGAATGGACACTGATTGGATCCGGGACGACGTCCGTCGTTCACGGACGAGATGCTTACATGAACCGCCTCGAGGCGACCTACGAGTCTGCTCCTGATGCAGAGTTCACGCTTCGCCGTTCACTTCGCAACGACGCGGGTTTGATCGTCACAGAGCTGATCGACAACCACGGGAACGTCTCGGTTGACGTGTTCGATGTCCGCAATGGGCTCCTGCGACGGGAGTGGGAGTTCCTCCTCGGAGACGGCGCCCGTTGA
- a CDS encoding GNAT family N-acetyltransferase, translating into MTEIRPARATDAEDMAEVQNAIYRAGLRASPVDVALVRERYLDMEYGVACTVAEQQGQVVGFQSLKRAWPGNPYDVAEGWGIIGTHIHPDAGRSGLGRRLFAASLTAAKAAGLKHIDASIGVDNSPALAYYSAIGFRPYREGTDTIPHRFDV; encoded by the coding sequence ATGACCGAGATACGGCCCGCAAGGGCTACTGACGCTGAGGATATGGCCGAGGTGCAGAACGCGATCTATCGCGCAGGCCTGCGGGCGAGCCCGGTCGACGTCGCGCTGGTTCGCGAGCGTTACCTCGACATGGAGTATGGGGTCGCGTGCACCGTCGCCGAGCAGCAGGGCCAGGTTGTCGGTTTCCAGTCGCTCAAGCGGGCGTGGCCAGGGAACCCATACGACGTGGCTGAGGGGTGGGGGATCATCGGCACGCACATCCACCCTGACGCTGGTCGAAGCGGATTAGGTCGCCGCCTCTTTGCCGCGTCTCTGACAGCGGCAAAGGCCGCCGGGCTGAAGCATATCGACGCGAGCATCGGCGTCGACAACTCGCCTGCCCTGGCCTACTACTCGGCCATCGGCTTCAGGCCGTACCGGGAGGGCACCGACACCATCCCACACCGCTTCGACGTCTAA
- a CDS encoding helix-turn-helix domain-containing protein, which produces MGRPPSIPAEKKTRIVLSVLAGEMSIAEAARKEKVSEQSIGRWKAEFLEAGKTALVAGRSGPSSREEQLEAEVAELTQALGEAHLEARVWKKSAEGRLGPSRTSR; this is translated from the coding sequence ATGGGTAGACCACCCTCGATTCCGGCGGAGAAGAAGACCCGGATAGTGCTGAGCGTGCTGGCCGGCGAGATGTCCATCGCCGAAGCGGCACGCAAGGAGAAAGTCAGTGAGCAGTCCATCGGACGGTGGAAGGCCGAGTTCCTGGAAGCCGGCAAGACCGCCCTGGTGGCCGGCAGGTCCGGACCATCCTCCCGAGAGGAACAGCTGGAGGCCGAGGTCGCCGAGCTGACCCAGGCCTTGGGCGAGGCACACCTGGAAGCCAGGGTGTGGAAGAAGTCCGCGGAGGGCCGGCTGGGCCCTTCGAGGACCTCGAGGTGA
- a CDS encoding helix-turn-helix transcriptional regulator: MEQGKESGVPQFYSRVPVVRTERGLSRKQLAEAVGVHYQTIGSLERGEYSPSLVLALRIAEVLKVPINAVFSLRPFASMADQIYKN; this comes from the coding sequence ATGGAGCAGGGTAAAGAGTCTGGTGTGCCGCAGTTTTACTCTCGTGTTCCCGTGGTGCGAACTGAACGGGGCCTCAGCCGCAAGCAGCTGGCTGAGGCCGTCGGGGTGCATTATCAAACCATCGGCTCCCTGGAGCGAGGCGAGTACAGTCCCAGCCTTGTGCTTGCTCTTCGTATCGCTGAGGTGCTGAAAGTTCCCATCAATGCGGTCTTTTCACTGCGCCCTTTCGCCAGCATGGCAGACCAGATCTACAAGAACTGA
- a CDS encoding DMT family transporter, whose protein sequence is MALLMLVAAIASGVTGTLCTRASQGLRRWGYTLGAVGAYGIATVLLAQLVLHLPMGVVYAVWTGSAAVILLAIDTWAYKVSTTWFQRTGMLVTLIGVAMLGTALS, encoded by the coding sequence ATGGCTCTTCTGATGCTCGTGGCCGCGATTGCTTCCGGGGTGACCGGCACACTGTGCACCCGAGCTTCGCAGGGGCTGCGCCGGTGGGGCTACACACTCGGCGCAGTCGGGGCCTACGGCATAGCCACCGTGCTGCTGGCCCAGCTGGTGCTGCATCTTCCCATGGGCGTGGTCTATGCGGTCTGGACCGGAAGTGCGGCAGTGATCCTGCTGGCCATCGACACATGGGCCTACAAGGTCTCCACCACATGGTTTCAGCGGACCGGGATGCTGGTGACCTTGATCGGTGTGGCAATGCTGGGGACCGCACTGTCATGA
- the bioB gene encoding biotin synthase BioB, which yields MTIERRSRSVPFSQLAQQSLVGGGLSVEEALQVLQAPETRRMELVAAASEVRRHHFANTVKVNYLVNLKSGLCPEDCSYCSQRLGSQAEILKYSWLSTEEAASQARAGLAAGASRVCLVASGRGPSNRDIARVIDMVGAVHETAPGAEVCACLGILKDRQAERLAEAGVDAYNHNINTAESHHENIVSTHSYADRVSTVDKAKSAGLSPCSGLIVGMKETDEQIVEALFALREMEADSIPINFLMPFEGTPLAGTWDLTPHRALTIVCLARLVCPDKEVRIAGGRELHLRSLQPMALEAANSLFLGDYLTSNGQAAAEDLRMLADHGFVIMKPDGSTQDPAHLLEEIEAATPPPSLQHTSSCGTCPIAGAAGGAGCNGCSTATTEERHAVPPLEIRRRGAGTELAPNA from the coding sequence ATGACTATTGAACGCCGTTCAAGAAGCGTCCCCTTCTCACAGCTGGCGCAGCAGTCCCTTGTAGGGGGAGGACTCTCGGTCGAGGAAGCCCTGCAGGTTCTGCAAGCTCCGGAGACCAGGCGGATGGAGCTGGTGGCCGCGGCCTCTGAGGTCCGTCGCCACCACTTCGCCAACACGGTAAAGGTCAATTACTTGGTCAACCTGAAATCAGGGTTGTGTCCTGAGGACTGCAGCTACTGCTCTCAGCGGCTGGGATCCCAGGCTGAGATCCTTAAGTACTCGTGGCTGTCGACCGAGGAGGCGGCCAGTCAGGCTCGGGCAGGGCTGGCCGCAGGTGCTTCGCGGGTGTGCCTGGTCGCCTCCGGGCGAGGGCCTTCGAACCGGGACATCGCCCGGGTCATCGACATGGTCGGGGCTGTCCATGAGACCGCTCCCGGTGCAGAGGTCTGTGCCTGTCTGGGGATATTGAAGGATAGGCAGGCTGAGCGTCTGGCAGAAGCCGGTGTGGACGCCTATAACCACAACATCAATACTGCAGAGTCCCACCATGAGAACATCGTCTCCACGCATTCTTACGCGGACCGGGTCTCCACCGTGGACAAAGCCAAGTCAGCTGGCCTGTCTCCCTGTTCTGGACTCATCGTGGGAATGAAAGAGACCGACGAGCAGATCGTCGAGGCGCTGTTCGCGCTGCGGGAGATGGAGGCAGACTCCATCCCGATCAACTTCCTGATGCCGTTCGAGGGCACCCCCTTGGCCGGCACATGGGATCTCACTCCTCACCGGGCGCTGACGATCGTCTGTCTGGCCCGGCTGGTGTGCCCGGACAAGGAAGTCCGCATCGCAGGCGGACGCGAGCTGCATCTGCGGTCTCTGCAGCCGATGGCCCTGGAGGCCGCCAACTCTCTGTTCTTGGGCGACTATCTGACCAGCAATGGACAGGCCGCCGCGGAGGACCTTCGCATGCTTGCTGATCACGGTTTCGTCATCATGAAACCGGACGGATCCACACAGGACCCGGCTCACCTGTTGGAGGAGATCGAGGCGGCCACCCCACCTCCGAGTCTGCAGCACACCTCCTCGTGTGGCACATGTCCCATCGCTGGCGCAGCAGGTGGCGCGGGCTGCAACGGATGCTCAACAGCGACGACGGAGGAGCGCCACGCAGTGCCGCCGTTGGAGATCCGCCGGCGTGGTGCCGGCACGGAGCTGGCCCCCAATGCCTGA
- a CDS encoding gamma carbonic anhydrase family protein yields MPLITHRGATPQVHPDAYIAPNAVVCGDVHIGAEARVLFGAVVTAEDGRVTIGHRCVIRENALIRGRGIHPVEIGDNVLIGPHAHVNGANIGEECFLATGCSLFPGSRLAARVEVRINGVVHANTALPADATVPIAWVAVGDPAQVLSPDQHEKIWAIQRDLDFEGTVYGATDDTSFADVMAQQAQWYGRHRGDQVADERLR; encoded by the coding sequence ATGCCGCTGATCACCCATCGAGGGGCGACGCCTCAGGTTCACCCCGATGCCTACATTGCGCCGAACGCGGTGGTGTGCGGGGACGTCCACATCGGCGCTGAGGCCCGCGTGTTGTTCGGTGCCGTCGTCACGGCTGAGGACGGCCGCGTCACCATTGGCCACCGGTGCGTGATCAGGGAGAACGCGCTGATACGCGGACGCGGCATCCACCCGGTCGAGATCGGCGACAATGTGCTGATCGGTCCGCACGCCCACGTCAACGGCGCCAATATCGGTGAAGAGTGCTTTCTGGCCACCGGTTGCTCGCTGTTCCCAGGGAGCCGGCTCGCTGCTCGGGTCGAGGTCCGCATCAACGGCGTCGTGCACGCCAACACGGCACTGCCCGCCGATGCCACGGTGCCGATCGCCTGGGTCGCCGTTGGCGACCCAGCCCAGGTTCTATCTCCGGACCAGCACGAGAAGATCTGGGCGATCCAGCGCGACCTCGACTTCGAAGGCACGGTCTACGGCGCAACCGACGACACCTCATTCGCCGACGTTATGGCTCAGCAAGCCCAATGGTACGGCCGCCATCGCGGCGACCAGGTCGCCGACGAGCGTTTGAGATAA
- a CDS encoding IS3 family transposase, giving the protein MSTARFCQLFDMPERTWRRWQAKARTGTAVKGPWPQPGRQAARELVVKHALAHPAWGHRKIWAMVRHDGHVVSEATVLRILRDEGLILPAQYQRERRKLAERRKAAFATEPSGPNQVWQLDFSEFETTTGGTWRLAGCRDYWSKYEHPFHVSPTGNQHDAIDAIELALADYEAMFGHPLVEACPVDPETGELLPVVTIVTDNGGPFRSFRFESFIAAHPELHHVRTRVKTPGQNGSRERGFGTLKYERLYLDEIDDAIVLAERAEDYRIEYNELRPHEAISWNRPKEVHLGLADPTTPTFKTKEILPTT; this is encoded by the coding sequence ATGTCGACCGCGAGGTTCTGCCAGCTCTTCGACATGCCCGAGCGGACCTGGCGCCGCTGGCAGGCCAAGGCCCGCACCGGGACGGCGGTGAAGGGACCGTGGCCGCAACCGGGACGGCAGGCTGCCAGGGAACTGGTGGTCAAGCACGCGCTGGCCCATCCGGCGTGGGGGCATCGGAAGATCTGGGCAATGGTCCGCCACGACGGGCATGTGGTTTCCGAGGCGACCGTGCTGCGAATCCTGCGCGACGAGGGGCTGATTCTGCCCGCGCAGTACCAACGGGAGCGACGGAAGCTGGCCGAGCGGCGCAAGGCCGCGTTCGCCACCGAGCCCTCAGGCCCGAACCAAGTCTGGCAGCTGGACTTCAGCGAGTTCGAGACCACCACCGGAGGGACCTGGCGGCTGGCCGGGTGCCGGGACTACTGGTCCAAGTACGAGCACCCCTTCCACGTTTCGCCCACCGGGAACCAGCACGACGCGATCGACGCGATCGAGTTGGCCCTGGCCGACTACGAGGCCATGTTCGGTCACCCGCTGGTCGAGGCCTGCCCGGTCGATCCCGAGACCGGTGAGCTGTTGCCCGTGGTGACCATCGTGACGGACAACGGCGGGCCGTTCCGGTCCTTCCGCTTCGAGTCCTTCATCGCCGCCCACCCCGAGCTACACCACGTGCGCACCCGAGTGAAGACCCCGGGGCAGAACGGGTCCCGTGAACGCGGCTTCGGCACGCTGAAGTACGAACGGCTCTACCTGGACGAGATCGACGACGCGATCGTGCTCGCCGAGCGGGCCGAGGACTACCGGATCGAGTACAACGAGCTCCGGCCCCACGAGGCCATCTCATGGAACCGGCCCAAGGAGGTGCACCTGGGCCTGGCCGACCCCACCACCCCGACATTCAAAACCAAGGAAATCCTGCCAACTACTTGA